The Chryseobacterium indicum genome includes a window with the following:
- a CDS encoding bacteriocin-like protein — MKNLKKLKKSELKTIKGGIVPIGCLSWNPKLRCCRTWDEEHYNNPVCEI, encoded by the coding sequence ATGAAAAATCTAAAAAAACTTAAAAAAAGTGAATTAAAAACAATTAAAGGAGGTATAGTTCCTATCGGCTGCCTTAGTTGGAATCCTAAATTAAGATGCTGCAGAACATGGGATGAAGAACATTACAACAATCCTGTTTGTGAAATCTAA
- a CDS encoding o-succinylbenzoate synthase yields the protein MKAEYSRYLLEFKRPSGTSRGVLLEKETFILEISENGKEGTGECAIFRGLSIDDRPDYEDKLKWLCENIQQDSEFLKEELKEFPSIWFGYEQAVLNLKNGKNLYFPSEFTQGKTPIVINGLIWMGDINYMEEQIQDKLEKGFHCIKLKIGVNWKSEHEILQKLRQKFSKDRLELRVDANGGFKKEEAKIVLQQLADLHIHSIEQPIKAGNRNDMAELCLETPTPIALDEELIGITDFNEKRKLLETVKPQYIILKPALVGGFLGSDEWISLAEERNIGWWITSALESNIGLNAIAQYTFTKKSPMPQGLGTGALFVNNFESNLDLKGELLWFKN from the coding sequence ATGAAAGCAGAATATTCAAGATATTTATTAGAATTCAAACGCCCGAGTGGAACATCTCGCGGCGTTTTGCTTGAAAAAGAGACCTTTATTCTCGAAATTTCAGAAAACGGAAAGGAAGGAACAGGAGAGTGTGCGATTTTCAGAGGTCTTAGCATTGACGATAGACCGGATTATGAAGATAAATTAAAATGGCTTTGTGAAAATATTCAGCAGGATTCCGAGTTTTTAAAAGAAGAATTAAAAGAATTCCCGTCCATTTGGTTTGGTTATGAACAGGCTGTTCTGAATTTAAAAAACGGGAAGAATCTATATTTCCCAAGTGAATTTACACAAGGGAAAACTCCGATTGTTATTAATGGTCTGATCTGGATGGGCGACATTAATTATATGGAAGAGCAGATTCAGGATAAACTGGAAAAAGGTTTTCACTGCATTAAACTCAAAATAGGAGTCAACTGGAAATCTGAACATGAAATTCTTCAGAAACTGAGACAAAAGTTCTCAAAGGACAGGCTTGAACTTCGGGTAGATGCAAACGGAGGCTTTAAGAAAGAAGAAGCAAAAATTGTTTTACAGCAATTAGCCGATCTGCATATTCACTCCATCGAACAGCCGATAAAAGCAGGAAACCGGAATGATATGGCAGAATTATGTCTTGAAACACCTACTCCGATTGCTTTGGATGAAGAGCTGATCGGGATTACAGATTTTAATGAGAAAAGAAAATTGCTCGAAACCGTAAAACCTCAGTATATTATTTTAAAACCCGCTTTAGTAGGAGGTTTTTTGGGTTCTGATGAATGGATTTCTCTGGCTGAAGAGCGTAATATAGGATGGTGGATTACATCAGCACTGGAAAGTAATATCGGGCTTAACGCAATTGCTCAGTATACTTTTACAAAAAAAAGCCCGATGCCGCAAGGATTGGGAACCGGAGCTTTATTTGTTAATAATTTCGAATCAAATCTCGATCTGAAAGGAGAATTACTGTGGTTTAAAAATTAG
- the fbp gene encoding class 1 fructose-bisphosphatase, which produces MSEQPLQTLGEFLIDRQDDFQYSTGEFSRLLSAIRLASKVVNREVNKAGIVDIAGAAGNQNVQGEEQQKLDVIANEIFITALSQREVVCGIASEENDDFIDIKCGENGHLSKYVVLIDPLDGSSNIDVNVSVGTIFSIYRRVTEPGTPVQLEDFLQKGVNQIAAGYVIYGSSTMIVYTTGNGVNGFTLDPSLGTYYLSHPNMTFPKTGKIYSINEGNYIKFPQGVKNYLKYCQMEEGDRPYTSRYIGSLVADFHRNMLKGGIYIYPSYSQAPNGKLRLLYECNPMAFLAEQAGGKATDGFRRILEIEPTELHQRIPFFCGSIDMVEKAEEFMRIDSVK; this is translated from the coding sequence ATGTCAGAGCAACCATTACAGACTTTAGGAGAGTTTCTTATTGATAGACAGGATGATTTTCAGTACTCCACGGGAGAGTTTTCCCGCCTTCTCAGCGCAATAAGACTGGCTTCAAAAGTAGTAAACAGAGAAGTAAATAAAGCAGGAATTGTAGACATCGCCGGTGCTGCAGGAAATCAGAATGTACAGGGAGAAGAACAGCAAAAACTGGATGTAATTGCCAATGAAATTTTTATTACCGCTTTGTCTCAGAGAGAGGTTGTCTGTGGAATTGCTTCCGAAGAAAACGACGATTTCATCGATATCAAATGTGGCGAAAACGGACATTTAAGCAAATATGTGGTGCTGATTGATCCTCTTGACGGTTCTTCAAATATTGATGTAAATGTTTCGGTAGGAACCATTTTCTCAATCTACAGAAGAGTTACAGAGCCCGGAACTCCGGTTCAGCTGGAAGACTTTTTACAGAAAGGAGTTAACCAGATTGCAGCAGGATACGTTATTTACGGATCTTCCACAATGATTGTGTATACAACAGGAAACGGAGTGAACGGATTTACATTAGATCCTTCTTTGGGAACATATTATCTGTCTCATCCGAATATGACTTTCCCAAAAACAGGAAAGATTTACTCCATCAACGAAGGAAACTATATCAAATTTCCTCAGGGCGTAAAAAATTACCTTAAATATTGCCAGATGGAAGAAGGAGACAGACCGTATACTTCAAGATATATTGGTTCGTTAGTGGCAGATTTCCACAGAAATATGCTGAAGGGCGGAATTTATATTTATCCGTCTTATTCACAGGCTCCAAACGGAAAACTGAGATTGCTTTACGAATGTAATCCGATGGCTTTCCTTGCGGAACAGGCAGGAGGAAAAGCAACCGATGGTTTCAGAAGAATCCTTGAAATTGAACCGACAGAACTGCATCAGAGAATCCCGTTTTTCTGCGGAAGTATCGATATGGTGGAGAAAGCGGAAGAATTTATGCGAATTGACAGTGTAAAATAA
- a CDS encoding aspartate kinase, which yields MKIFKFGGASVKDAESVKNVAMVLKSQGFAKCLLVISAMGKTTNELEKVVELYFKKENYQTEIEKIKRKHIEIAEGLFPENHAVFAEINLFFDDIDSFLRRNKSPNYDFVYDQVVSCGEMISTKIVSEYLNEIQFTNQWLDARDYVKTDNSYREGVVDWAKTEEFISNLNKEICYVTQGFIGSDGNNFTVTLGREGSDYSAAIFAYCLNAEAMTIWKDVPGVMTGDPRKFKDVTLLSHISYEEAIEMAYYGASVIHPKTLQPLQQKNIPFYVKSFVDPTKEGTKVGASEKNQSEESYILKENQTLLKISTRDFSFIAEDHMSLIFGYLSKYKIKVSLMQNSAISLALCLEDKFNTVDELNEELQKVFKTEVIKNVSLFTVRNAKIENIDKFYQEKSVLLEQIAKNTLQMVTQ from the coding sequence ATGAAAATTTTCAAGTTTGGTGGAGCATCGGTAAAGGATGCTGAAAGTGTAAAAAATGTAGCCATGGTTTTAAAAAGCCAGGGATTTGCCAAATGTCTGCTGGTAATTTCAGCAATGGGCAAAACGACGAATGAGTTGGAGAAAGTTGTAGAACTTTATTTCAAGAAGGAAAACTATCAAACTGAAATTGAAAAGATAAAACGAAAACACATTGAGATCGCGGAAGGATTATTTCCTGAAAATCATGCGGTGTTTGCGGAAATCAATTTATTTTTTGATGATATTGATTCTTTTTTAAGAAGAAACAAATCTCCGAACTACGATTTTGTTTATGATCAGGTGGTAAGCTGCGGGGAAATGATTTCTACAAAAATTGTGAGCGAATATTTGAACGAAATTCAGTTTACCAATCAGTGGCTAGATGCAAGAGATTATGTAAAGACAGACAATTCTTACAGAGAAGGTGTCGTAGACTGGGCAAAGACGGAAGAATTTATTTCTAATTTAAATAAAGAAATCTGCTACGTTACGCAGGGATTCATCGGTTCGGATGGCAATAATTTTACGGTGACTTTGGGAAGAGAAGGATCTGATTATTCTGCTGCAATTTTTGCATATTGTTTAAATGCAGAAGCTATGACGATCTGGAAAGACGTTCCGGGAGTAATGACGGGAGATCCGAGAAAATTCAAAGATGTAACATTACTTTCTCATATTTCTTACGAAGAGGCAATTGAAATGGCGTATTACGGCGCAAGTGTGATTCACCCGAAAACATTACAGCCGCTACAGCAGAAAAACATTCCTTTTTACGTAAAATCTTTTGTAGATCCTACGAAGGAAGGGACAAAAGTAGGTGCTTCGGAAAAGAACCAAAGCGAAGAATCTTATATTTTAAAGGAAAACCAGACTTTGCTGAAAATTTCCACAAGAGACTTTTCATTTATCGCAGAAGACCATATGAGTCTGATATTCGGGTATTTATCCAAGTACAAAATTAAAGTTTCCCTGATGCAGAACTCTGCAATTTCATTGGCTTTATGTCTTGAAGATAAATTCAATACCGTGGATGAATTAAATGAAGAACTTCAAAAAGTATTTAAAACAGAAGTTATAAAAAATGTATCTTTATTTACCGTAAGAAATGCGAAAATAGAGAACATAGATAAATTTTACCAGGAAAAAAGTGTATTATTGGAGCAGATTGCGAAAAATACGCTTCAAATGGTAACACAATAA
- a CDS encoding lysophospholipid acyltransferase family protein — MSLISKNDLIKASGLSKIGFLKNPVASAVMSIAKINEVNKLYDKLKDKEGKDFFDSFVRERNLSYIAFEEDLAKIPKTGPFILVSNHPLGAIDGILMCKVLSEVRPDFKVMGNFLLEKIKPMEPYVIAVNPFEGRKEAYSSSSGMRETLKHLQNGGCVGIFPAGEVSNKNNPYSEILDKEWEKPALKLIRMAKVPVVPMYFHAKNSRIFYQVAKIHPNLQTLMLPAEMMNDREKPIRIRIGKPISVKAMDDMETIEELGEFLKRKVYMMKSYYEKRKSLAQSINLKNLSVKFPLLKEENIVQNIIDETPKEDILKDINKLKGTDKMFFSNGNYEVYFTTYEEIPSIMREIGRQRELTFRAVGEGSNLPFDLDEYDKHYHHLFLWDSAAEKLVGAYRMALGKEVMKKSGIKGFYTSSLFEFEQDIHPFFKKVIEMGRAYICQEYQQKPLPLFLLWRGIVHVCLRNPDHKFLMGGVSISNKFSEFSKSLMIEFMRSNYYDSAVAQYITPRNEYKVKLRDRDKHLFFEEMESDLNKLDKIIDDLEPELRLPVLIKKYIKQNAKVIAFNVDPNFNDAIDGLMYIRISDLPESTIKPVLEEMSEQIRREQENNSVENQ, encoded by the coding sequence ATGAGTTTAATTTCGAAAAACGATCTGATTAAGGCTTCCGGCTTAAGTAAAATAGGATTTCTGAAGAATCCTGTAGCATCTGCTGTGATGAGCATTGCTAAAATCAACGAAGTAAATAAATTATACGACAAACTAAAAGATAAGGAAGGCAAAGACTTTTTCGACTCATTTGTGAGAGAGCGCAACTTAAGCTACATCGCTTTTGAAGAAGATCTGGCAAAAATTCCTAAGACGGGACCGTTTATTCTGGTTTCCAATCATCCGCTTGGTGCGATTGACGGGATTTTAATGTGTAAAGTATTGTCGGAAGTACGTCCGGATTTTAAGGTAATGGGAAATTTCCTTCTGGAAAAAATCAAACCGATGGAACCGTACGTAATTGCCGTAAATCCTTTTGAGGGCAGAAAAGAAGCTTACAGCAGCTCTTCCGGAATGCGGGAGACCTTAAAGCACCTCCAAAACGGAGGCTGTGTAGGAATTTTCCCTGCAGGAGAGGTCTCTAATAAAAATAATCCTTACAGCGAAATTCTGGATAAGGAGTGGGAAAAACCGGCGTTAAAGCTTATAAGAATGGCAAAAGTGCCGGTTGTTCCTATGTATTTTCATGCAAAAAACAGCAGAATATTTTATCAGGTAGCAAAAATACACCCGAATCTGCAGACTTTAATGCTGCCTGCAGAAATGATGAATGACCGGGAAAAACCGATCAGGATAAGGATCGGAAAGCCTATTTCTGTAAAAGCAATGGACGATATGGAAACCATTGAGGAACTGGGAGAATTTCTGAAACGTAAGGTGTATATGATGAAATCTTACTACGAGAAGCGAAAATCTTTGGCGCAGAGCATTAATCTTAAAAATCTTTCGGTAAAATTCCCTTTATTAAAAGAAGAAAATATTGTTCAGAATATCATCGACGAAACTCCGAAAGAAGATATTTTAAAAGACATCAATAAGCTGAAAGGAACCGATAAGATGTTCTTCAGCAACGGAAATTATGAAGTTTATTTTACCACTTACGAAGAAATTCCTTCAATAATGCGGGAAATCGGAAGACAGAGAGAGCTTACCTTCCGTGCAGTAGGAGAAGGAAGTAATCTTCCGTTCGACCTTGATGAATACGACAAACATTACCATCATCTTTTCCTTTGGGACAGTGCCGCAGAAAAACTTGTGGGAGCTTACAGAATGGCTCTGGGAAAAGAAGTCATGAAAAAATCAGGAATTAAAGGGTTTTATACAAGTTCTTTATTTGAATTTGAGCAGGATATCCATCCTTTTTTCAAGAAAGTAATCGAAATGGGTCGTGCGTATATCTGTCAGGAATATCAGCAGAAACCACTTCCTCTTTTCCTTTTATGGAGAGGAATTGTACATGTCTGCTTACGAAATCCGGATCATAAATTTTTGATGGGAGGCGTAAGTATTTCCAATAAATTTTCAGAATTTTCCAAATCTCTGATGATCGAGTTTATGCGTTCGAATTATTATGATTCCGCAGTTGCACAGTATATTACTCCAAGAAACGAATACAAAGTAAAACTTCGCGACAGGGATAAACACCTGTTTTTTGAGGAAATGGAATCTGATCTTAATAAGCTTGATAAGATCATTGATGATCTGGAACCGGAACTTAGGTTGCCTGTTTTAATTAAGAAATACATTAAGCAAAATGCTAAAGTTATCGCCTTTAACGTAGATCCCAACTTTAATGATGCGATCGACGGACTGATGTACATACGAATAAGTGATCTTCCGGAAAGCACGATTAAGCCTGTATTAGAGGAAATGAGCGAACAGATAAGACGCGAACAGGAAAATAATTCAGTTGAAAATCAGTAG
- a CDS encoding sensor histidine kinase, whose protein sequence is MKLTQKNKYHIFFWIAYYLFEINASFVYIHESFKQFSWQKTLYLSVISEFTFLFAEIPAAYLVLTMIDGKIKILRNKALRIFAVIIIVTFSVVVFRIISHDLIFPYYYYVPEDTTRFSLSEIFVAAMNIVFAIAIMLGFEKFIQQNETQKRLIEISKEKTDAELKLLKTQINPHFLFNTLNNIYGLSLKKSDEAPQIILKLAKIMRYNIFDSAQSKVYLNQEIENIQDFIDIQKIRHKLIKVEFNDSIDDQLQEISPLILLQFVENAFKHGASESRFNSFITINLELKNKVLVYSIENSKEENPEKESTKIGLKNIKRQLDLLYPKHSLEINDSNNLYSVTLKILFE, encoded by the coding sequence TTGAAACTGACTCAGAAAAACAAATATCACATCTTCTTTTGGATTGCCTATTATCTCTTTGAGATTAATGCGTCATTTGTGTATATACATGAAAGTTTTAAACAATTTTCATGGCAAAAAACACTCTATCTGTCTGTAATCTCAGAATTCACTTTTCTTTTTGCAGAAATTCCGGCAGCATATTTAGTTTTGACAATGATAGACGGTAAAATAAAAATTCTCAGAAATAAAGCACTCCGGATTTTTGCTGTAATTATAATCGTAACATTTTCAGTAGTTGTTTTCAGGATAATATCCCATGATCTCATATTTCCTTACTATTATTATGTTCCGGAAGACACCACAAGATTTTCATTAAGCGAAATTTTTGTTGCAGCCATGAATATTGTTTTTGCCATCGCAATCATGTTGGGCTTTGAAAAATTTATTCAGCAAAATGAAACGCAAAAAAGGCTAATCGAAATTTCGAAAGAAAAAACAGATGCAGAACTAAAATTGCTTAAGACCCAAATAAATCCCCATTTTCTTTTCAATACACTTAATAATATTTACGGACTTTCGCTTAAAAAATCAGATGAAGCACCCCAAATTATTTTGAAACTGGCAAAAATAATGCGGTACAATATCTTTGATTCCGCCCAAAGCAAAGTATATCTCAATCAGGAAATAGAGAATATTCAGGATTTTATTGATATACAGAAAATAAGACACAAACTGATTAAGGTAGAATTCAATGACTCAATCGACGATCAATTGCAGGAAATTTCTCCGTTAATTCTTCTGCAATTTGTTGAAAATGCTTTTAAACATGGTGCTTCGGAAAGCAGATTCAACTCTTTTATCACCATTAATCTTGAACTTAAAAATAAAGTTCTGGTTTATAGTATTGAAAATTCCAAAGAAGAAAATCCGGAAAAAGAAAGCACCAAGATTGGTTTAAAAAATATTAAAAGACAGCTGGATTTGTTATATCCCAAACATAGTCTGGAAATTAATGACAGCAACAACCTGTATTCGGTTACTTTGAAAATATTATTCGAATAA
- a CDS encoding LytR/AlgR family response regulator transcription factor: MIPEIKYNCLIIEDEPIAMEIMEHFISQNKDFHIVGKCSDAIYANSLLKMHQIDLIFLDLHLPAIKGFEFLKRLKNRPHVIVTTAFHQYALEGYELNIVDYLLKPISYSRFQDSIEKFKHLMNAEKAILEIEDRDFIFVNIAKRKIKIILQDIFYIESIREYIKIHTKQEVYTVKMPISKFEKDLDENNFIRIHKSYIVSRSKIEVMSASEITVNGKKLPIGRTYRPFISN, translated from the coding sequence ATGATTCCTGAAATAAAATACAATTGTCTGATTATAGAAGATGAACCTATTGCCATGGAAATCATGGAGCATTTCATTTCTCAAAATAAAGACTTCCACATTGTCGGAAAATGTTCGGATGCAATTTATGCCAACAGTCTTCTTAAAATGCATCAAATAGATTTGATATTTCTGGATTTACATCTTCCTGCAATAAAAGGTTTTGAATTTTTAAAAAGACTCAAAAATCGTCCTCACGTTATTGTAACAACCGCATTTCACCAATATGCACTGGAAGGATATGAGCTGAATATTGTAGATTATCTTTTAAAACCAATCTCTTACAGCAGATTTCAGGATTCAATAGAAAAATTTAAGCATCTGATGAACGCAGAAAAAGCTATCTTAGAAATAGAAGACCGGGATTTTATTTTCGTCAATATTGCAAAACGAAAAATAAAAATTATTCTTCAGGATATTTTTTATATTGAAAGCATCAGAGAATACATTAAAATACATACAAAACAGGAAGTTTACACGGTAAAAATGCCCATCAGTAAATTTGAGAAAGATCTCGATGAAAATAATTTCATTAGAATTCATAAATCTTATATCGTTTCCAGATCCAAAATTGAAGTAATGTCTGCCAGCGAAATTACAGTTAATGGTAAAAAACTGCCGATCGGAAGAACTTACAGACCATTCATTAGCAATTAA
- a CDS encoding thioredoxin family protein: MKKIISGLLLFSAVTAFAQEAIKFEDLPFKDLIAKAKKEKKIVFLDAYASWCGPCKMMERNVFTQKSVGDYFNANFVNARFDMEKGEGRDIAVKYGVRSYPTYLFLNGDGELVSQNFGYMEGSMFLTMAQDVNSPNNKKGSLKERFAKGEKDPEFLINIMKLNSSSDFNFAKQASERYFENKKPTEEFTKDDVGLLLYFLKSTEDKNYKVFTDRKAEIIKFLPEETYKEFDNQIKLGKIVEQSIDQQNKKINEDYFMKNAEPLVGKHDAELKLNQTKLAYYEQNANFPEYEKAALAYYKNSEAFEPNELLKAAWVFAEHIKTPSSLKKAAEWAEKSVMRGESSENTYILAKLYFLTGNKEMAKTYAEMSKNIAAQAQKDSTLADELLKQIK, from the coding sequence ATGAAGAAGATTATCTCCGGTTTATTGTTATTTTCTGCTGTTACGGCATTTGCTCAGGAGGCCATTAAATTTGAAGATCTTCCCTTTAAAGATCTTATTGCAAAGGCAAAAAAAGAAAAAAAGATTGTCTTTCTGGATGCCTATGCTTCATGGTGCGGTCCGTGCAAAATGATGGAAAGAAATGTTTTTACGCAGAAATCGGTGGGAGACTACTTTAATGCAAATTTTGTAAATGCAAGATTTGATATGGAAAAAGGCGAAGGAAGAGATATTGCCGTAAAATACGGAGTACGCTCCTATCCTACTTATCTTTTCCTGAATGGCGACGGAGAGCTTGTTTCCCAGAATTTCGGATATATGGAAGGAAGTATGTTTCTGACGATGGCGCAGGATGTAAATTCTCCCAACAATAAAAAAGGTTCGCTGAAGGAACGTTTTGCAAAAGGTGAAAAAGATCCCGAGTTCCTCATCAATATTATGAAGCTAAACTCCTCTTCTGACTTTAATTTTGCAAAGCAGGCATCTGAAAGGTATTTTGAAAATAAAAAACCGACTGAAGAGTTTACAAAAGATGACGTTGGACTGCTGCTGTATTTCTTAAAATCTACTGAAGATAAAAATTACAAAGTTTTTACAGACAGAAAAGCGGAAATCATTAAGTTTTTACCGGAAGAAACCTACAAAGAATTTGACAATCAGATTAAGCTTGGCAAAATTGTGGAGCAGTCTATCGATCAGCAGAATAAAAAAATCAATGAAGATTACTTCATGAAAAATGCGGAACCTCTTGTAGGAAAGCATGATGCGGAACTGAAGCTCAACCAGACAAAACTTGCATATTACGAGCAAAATGCCAATTTTCCGGAATATGAAAAAGCGGCTTTAGCCTATTATAAAAATTCAGAAGCATTTGAACCCAATGAATTGTTAAAAGCAGCGTGGGTATTTGCAGAACATATAAAAACCCCATCATCCTTAAAAAAAGCGGCGGAGTGGGCTGAGAAATCCGTAATGAGAGGCGAAAGTTCCGAAAATACTTATATTCTTGCAAAGCTTTATTTTCTAACCGGAAATAAAGAAATGGCAAAAACATACGCAGAAATGTCTAAAAATATAGCAGCTCAGGCTCAGAAAGATTCCACTTTAGCTGATGAGTTATTAAAACAAATAAAATAG
- a CDS encoding DUF3575 domain-containing protein — translation MLKIRLIAGILTLFFLGTLHAQEQEPQQTSEKSVYLKGNALLIPVGVINLGLEHQLNKKFTVQGDVLISPWKSFAGHELQYYSVSLEGRYYFDEAFKHWYIGGNIAGSRFIAQKWNYWSDGTFVDEKNGNVYQYSDVYQKGYSIILGITGGYQFKLAENWNMDIYAGIGTSQDFYKGYVRSTGARYDVAEGFNKSGEILPYRGGIMISYKLK, via the coding sequence ATGCTTAAAATAAGATTGATTGCAGGGATTTTGACCTTGTTTTTTTTAGGAACACTCCATGCACAGGAACAGGAACCACAACAGACTTCTGAAAAAAGTGTATACCTTAAAGGAAATGCTTTACTAATACCTGTAGGAGTTATCAACCTGGGATTAGAACATCAGTTAAATAAAAAATTCACGGTACAGGGCGATGTTTTAATTTCTCCGTGGAAATCTTTTGCCGGGCATGAATTGCAGTATTACTCCGTTTCGCTGGAAGGAAGATATTACTTTGATGAAGCTTTTAAACACTGGTATATCGGAGGAAATATTGCAGGTTCCCGCTTCATAGCACAAAAATGGAATTACTGGAGTGACGGTACTTTTGTTGATGAAAAAAACGGAAATGTCTATCAATATTCAGATGTTTACCAGAAAGGATATTCTATAATCCTGGGAATTACAGGAGGCTATCAGTTTAAACTTGCTGAAAACTGGAACATGGATATTTATGCAGGAATCGGAACTTCTCAGGACTTTTACAAAGGCTATGTCCGTTCAACCGGCGCACGTTACGATGTAGCGGAAGGCTTTAACAAAAGCGGGGAAATTCTTCCTTACAGAGGCGGCATCATGATTTCTTATAAACTAAAATAA
- a CDS encoding exo-beta-N-acetylmuramidase NamZ family protein yields the protein MNLDFKIKNLLLICLIFLGVFNQYYSQTQDKKDFRTGADQPELYLPLLKGKIVGVVTNQTGLRSDKTHVVDFLVKNGIRIRSIFAPEHGFRGDADAGEKVKNGVDVKTGIPIVSLYGKNKKPTPEQLKEMDVLVFDIQDVGVRFYTYISTLTYLMEAAAENNIEVIVLDRPNPHDGYTDGPVLKKKWTSFVGMHEVPVVYGLTIGEYGKMVNGEKWLKSGVQAKYTLIPMKNYHKKLRYQISDKPSPNLPNDKAINLYPSLCFFEGTQVSVGRGTDLPFQIYGSPWTKNLPYQFTPKPSAGAKDPFLNGKLCYGENLSDYRKDLRELNLEWVIKAYKNYNNPDLDFFLKPTTGSNLWFDTLAGTDELRKQIVAGKSASEIKTSWKSDLEKFEKIRKKYVVYEN from the coding sequence ATGAATTTAGATTTCAAAATTAAAAATTTACTTCTTATTTGCCTAATTTTTTTAGGAGTATTCAATCAATATTATTCTCAGACTCAAGATAAAAAAGATTTTAGAACGGGAGCAGATCAGCCGGAGCTGTATCTGCCATTGCTGAAAGGAAAAATTGTAGGAGTGGTAACCAATCAGACCGGACTGAGGAGCGATAAAACACACGTTGTGGATTTTTTAGTAAAAAACGGGATCAGAATCCGATCGATCTTCGCGCCTGAACATGGTTTCAGAGGCGATGCAGATGCAGGAGAAAAGGTAAAGAACGGAGTAGACGTGAAAACCGGAATTCCCATCGTATCATTATATGGTAAAAACAAAAAACCTACTCCGGAACAACTGAAAGAGATGGATGTTCTGGTGTTTGATATTCAGGATGTTGGTGTTAGATTTTACACTTATATTTCAACACTGACCTATCTTATGGAAGCAGCCGCTGAAAATAATATTGAAGTGATTGTTCTGGACAGACCCAATCCGCATGACGGCTACACAGACGGTCCTGTTTTAAAGAAAAAATGGACAAGTTTTGTTGGAATGCACGAAGTTCCGGTTGTATACGGATTAACAATAGGAGAGTACGGAAAAATGGTAAATGGAGAAAAATGGCTGAAAAGCGGAGTTCAGGCAAAATATACTTTGATTCCCATGAAAAACTATCATAAAAAGCTGCGCTATCAGATTTCAGATAAGCCCTCCCCAAATTTACCCAACGATAAAGCTATCAATTTGTATCCAAGTTTATGCTTTTTTGAGGGAACACAGGTTTCTGTGGGAAGAGGAACAGATTTACCGTTTCAGATTTACGGATCTCCATGGACGAAAAATCTTCCTTACCAGTTTACTCCGAAACCAAGTGCAGGAGCAAAAGATCCTTTCTTAAACGGAAAATTGTGCTACGGCGAAAACCTTTCAGATTATAGAAAAGATTTAAGAGAACTGAATCTGGAATGGGTAATAAAAGCGTACAAAAACTATAATAATCCTGATTTGGACTTTTTCCTGAAACCAACCACAGGAAGTAATTTGTGGTTTGATACTTTAGCCGGAACCGATGAGTTGAGAAAACAGATTGTTGCCGGGAAATCAGCTTCGGAGATCAAAACATCGTGGAAGTCGGATTTGGAAAAATTCGAGAAAATCAGAAAGAAATACGTTGTTTATGAAAACTGA